CGGTTTTATACAAACCGATATGACTCATGATCTTGCGGAAGAGTTGAAGCAGAAGCTGTTGGAACAAATCCCTCTGAAACGCCTCGGCGAGGCCCGCGACGTGGCTGAACTGGCGCTATTCCTAAGCGGCTCCGAATCAAGCTATATCACAGGCCAGGTCTTTACAGTGGATGGGGGCTTGTTTATCTAAAAATAATTCTCCTCTCTGTGAAGTTTTTAGTTGCCAAAGGAAGCCCGGCCACCATAAATACGGTGGACTATAGAGAAATGAACCTAAATTAAGGCAGGAGCAAACGATGTCCGAAAAACCTATCGAAGAAAAAGTAAAAGAAATTATTGTCGAACAATTGAGCGTGAACCCCGAACAGGTCACCCCGGAAGCCAAATTCATTGAGGATTTGGGAGCCGATTCACTCGATGTCGTCGAACTCGTCATGGCATTTGAAGAGCAGTTTTCCATTGAAGTTCCCGATGAAGACGCCGAAAAGCTGACCAGTGTTGGCGATGTAATCAAATACATTGAAGAAAAACAGGAAAGCAAATAGGAACGGATTTCTTTTTTGACAAGAGGGCACCCG
This DNA window, taken from Candidatus Methylacidiphilales bacterium, encodes the following:
- the acpP gene encoding acyl carrier protein, which produces MSEKPIEEKVKEIIVEQLSVNPEQVTPEAKFIEDLGADSLDVVELVMAFEEQFSIEVPDEDAEKLTSVGDVIKYIEEKQESK